One Candidatus Micrarchaeia archaeon genomic window, AGACGCTAAAACCAATCAAATTCTAAAAGATTTAATTCCATACTCAGAGGAAATTAAAGTAATATATTTGAAAGCAGGTAAATATGATAGGCCCGTTAGAATTGAATATTTCACTCCTAAAAATGAAGAGATGATGAGCTTGTGCGGTATAAATGATAAATATACATACCCGGCCATTCTAATTGATGTAGATCTTAGGGCCTTAATGGATGTTAGAGATGTTGAAAGAATATTGAAAGAAATTGAATTGTCACCTTATGTGGACAATAAACTTTTAAGAAGAAATATGAGGCCGTTCAGATAAAAAAGTATATAAACTTGTTTTATTTCCAATATGTGTTATGGTAAATAGTAATATTTCAATTGAAAAAAAAGATCAATCAAAAAACGGAAAATTTGATGCTCAAGGAATTAAAGATAAATATGAAAATGCACTTGAGAAAAATGAAATAAAGTTGTTAAGTAAAAAATTATTAATAGCAGTTCAAGAAAACAAAATTGAAGATGTAAAGGAGTTATTAAAATTAGGAGCGGATGTTAATACACAAGGAGACTTAGACAGGACTCCTCTCATGTGGGCAGTTAATGAAAACAATATTGAAATAGCCAAATTGTTAATAAAAAACAGCGCGGATTTAGATATTCAAGATAGATATGGTTGGACTGCTCTTACGAAAACTATAGGTAAAGATAATATTGAAATAACCAAATTATTAATAGAACATGGTGCTAAATTAGATATTCAAGACAGTGAAGGTAGAACTGTTCTCTTGTTAGCAGTTCTGAAAAACAATATTGAAATAACCAAATTATTAATAGAGAACAGTGCAGATTTAAATCTACAAGATAAAGATGGCTGGACTGCTCTCACGTGGGCTGCAGTTTTTAGTAACGGTAATACAGAAATAGCCAAAATGTTAATAGAAAAAGGTGCGAATTTAGATGTTCGAGATTGTGAAGGTAAAACCGCTCTCATGCGTGCAGTTAGAGTAGAAAAATGGAAAACAACTGCTCCCCCCTGTTGGATAGTTGAAGTAGAAAATATTCAAATAACAGATTTGTTAATAGAAAAAGGTGCTAAGTTAGATATTCAAGATAATGAAGGTAAAACTACTCTCATGTGGGCAGTTAATAAAAGTAATATTCAAATAACTGAATTGTTAATAGGAAAAGGCGCAAATTTAAATCTTCAAGATAAAAAAGGCAGGACTGCTCTGATATTGGCAGTTAACGAATACAAAATTAAAATGACCAAATTGTTAATAGAGAAAGGTGCTAAGTTAGAAGTTAAAGATAATGAAGGTTATACGGCCTTTAGTATTGCCAATGAAAAAAATTATATAGAAATAACAGCAGCATTACGTGAATCTAAATCTAAAAGTGTAAATTAATTTTTATTTTTATTATTTTAAAAATGAAAGTATTTCCTTTTCATTTATTTTTTCTAATGATTTAAATTCCAAAACACGCATTGTTTTACCACTTCCTTTCAACTTTTCAATTTGTTCCTTTGATAAATTCTTAATAGAAAAACCTAAATTGACATGATCTTTCAATGCTACAAAGTAACATTTCCCATCAAGGTAAGAGGGAACACCCCATTTCATATCTTCACTTGAATCGGGGTAATTCTTCAATATTATTTTCTTTAACTTAATACAAATTTCCTTTTGTGAACTTTTTTGTTTTGAAATGTATTCATCAATTTTGTTCATTCTTTCACCATTGCCTTTTTTCTTAATTCTTGTGGCATTTTCTCAATTGCATATCTTAAGGCCGTTCGGGGCATAACTTTTTTGTTTTTAATTACATAATTGAAAATGTCTTTTTGTTTTGTTCTACTCTCTTCTTTGAGTAACCAACCATAACCCTTTTGTACTAAATCTTCCTTGTCCATCATTAAAATGTCTGCTATTTCTAACGCTTCCTTGAAGAAAAGACCTCTCTTCGCAGGAACTATTAATGAAACTGCCGCTGCACGGCGCATCCACATGTTTTTAGATTTTGCCCATTTTTTTAAAATTGAAACTTGTTTGGGATACATTTCCATAAATTCTCCAATAGTATGATTACATAAAGTATCACAAGTAGCCCAATTTGTAACATAATTTTCTATCCACTTTTCAAATACAAAAATATCTTTTTCTTCAAATTGTTTGTGGACGTTATAGGACCAGTTACATGCTATAAATGATTCTTCCATGTACCCGGACTTAAATAACTCTTCACACAATTCAAAAATTTCTTTTTTTGTTTTGTCTTTTACTTCTGAATAATACTTTTTAGAAATTTGACTACATAATGAGGTTTTCATACCATAAACTTTGATTTTCTCTTTAAAGAAACGTTTTGAACTTTCTTTAAGCTTTTCGTCAGAATTGCTCTGAAGCTCTTTACGTAATGGAATTAAAATTGAATTCATATTTTTACCTCTATAAATTATTTCTAACAGAAGATATAATAATATAGAACTCAGACATATCTTTTTAAATGTTCTCGCTCTAAATATTAGTTGATAGCTCCACTCCGAGTGACGGCCTTAAGCCGTTAAAAAAAACGCCACCGCTGGTCCAAATGGGCCAGCCTAATTCTCTTTTATGTTATTATTCTAAAATTAATTTTCCAAAATGATCTTTAAATTCCTTTTCCAAACTTTTAGGTACAGGCATATAATCTTCACAATCAGGTTTAACTCCCTCTTTAAAAAATCCTTTACAACCTTTTTTCACACAAGATTCTGGAAGTTCTCCCTTCATTGTTTTCATATTTGTGGAACTCTTTGCCCACATACACATTTGAATTGTCATTTTTCATCCACTCTACTTATTTATTGTTTCCATAGTATTTATATGTTTCGTTTTGAAAAAACATAAAGGTATGAATTACAAGAAAAATATATATAAATAAGTAATTATTAAATAATATATGAAAAGATGTGCAGAATTAAAAAATATTAGTATTGAACTTGATAAAAAATTCAAACAATTTGTAAATAATTGTAGAGACCCTGAAGAGTATGACAAAAGAAAGGCCGAATTTATGAAGATAAAAACAAAAATAGGTCTCAGTGAACATCAAATGAGAGAACATTGTGTTAAAGAGAATTGTCCAAGTGATTTTTGTTTGAAATTATATGATGAAATAATGAAAGAAGTTCCTAAAATAGAATAAATATTATTCTCTTTTTTTACTTAGCAAAAAAACTATTCGAACCCCAATATAAATGAATATGTAAAATCAGATTGCCACTGCATGGGGGGAGGGGCATGCTTATTC contains:
- a CDS encoding ankyrin repeat domain-containing protein, with the protein product MVNSNISIEKKDQSKNGKFDAQGIKDKYENALEKNEIKLLSKKLLIAVQENKIEDVKELLKLGADVNTQGDLDRTPLMWAVNENNIEIAKLLIKNSADLDIQDRYGWTALTKTIGKDNIEITKLLIEHGAKLDIQDSEGRTVLLLAVLKNNIEITKLLIENSADLNLQDKDGWTALTWAAVFSNGNTEIAKMLIEKGANLDVRDCEGKTALMRAVRVEKWKTTAPPCWIVEVENIQITDLLIEKGAKLDIQDNEGKTTLMWAVNKSNIQITELLIGKGANLNLQDKKGRTALILAVNEYKIKMTKLLIEKGAKLEVKDNEGYTAFSIANEKNYIEITAALRESKSKSVN
- a CDS encoding DUF1801 domain-containing protein, which translates into the protein MNKIDEYISKQKSSQKEICIKLKKIILKNYPDSSEDMKWGVPSYLDGKCYFVALKDHVNLGFSIKNLSKEQIEKLKGSGKTMRVLEFKSLEKINEKEILSFLK
- a CDS encoding DNA alkylation repair protein; amino-acid sequence: MNSILIPLRKELQSNSDEKLKESSKRFFKEKIKVYGMKTSLCSQISKKYYSEVKDKTKKEIFELCEELFKSGYMEESFIACNWSYNVHKQFEEKDIFVFEKWIENYVTNWATCDTLCNHTIGEFMEMYPKQVSILKKWAKSKNMWMRRAAAVSLIVPAKRGLFFKEALEIADILMMDKEDLVQKGYGWLLKEESRTKQKDIFNYVIKNKKVMPRTALRYAIEKMPQELRKKAMVKE